One window of Triticum dicoccoides isolate Atlit2015 ecotype Zavitan chromosome 5A, WEW_v2.0, whole genome shotgun sequence genomic DNA carries:
- the LOC119303713 gene encoding anthocyanidin 5,3-O-glucosyltransferase-like: MAGQAQNGHGDLARKPPVVVMYSPPGMAGHLVPVVELGKLLVAQGLRVTVVLGGGGASSSLLHAAAAANPALAFHCLPPAALAPDVAAACSRSFEARLFELARAANPDLRDFLRAAPPAALLIDFFCSAALDVGAKLGVPTYFFFTTCVGSVAFGLYHPVIDERTTLGFGDMGGDPVHAPGLPPIPADHLAGAIQDRESLSNRHFVDLGLRMCDSMGVLVNGCRSLEPGAADAIVAGLCNPQCRPTPPLYCVGPLIKHGEETGASKRHECLAWLDGQPNASVVFLCFGSMGRFSAEQVKEIAAGLETSGQRFLWVVRRPPPPGAERRPPADGDDDGDIDELFPEGFLQRTKDRGLVVMFWAPQRQVLAHGAVGGFVTHCGWNSVLEAIMAGVPMLAWPLYAEQRMNRVFLVEEMRLAVPMEGYDKKMVESDEVAAKVRWLIESDGGRELRQRTRAAMRLAEEAVGDGGESRAALVDLARQWKSAADS, from the coding sequence ATGGCTGGCCAGGCACAAAACGGCCACGGCGACCTCGCCAGGAAGCCGCCCGTCGTCGTCATGTACTCGCCGCCGGGGATGGCGGGCCACCTGGTCCCCGTGGTGGAGCTCGGCAAGCTGCTGGTCGCGCAGGGCCTCCGGGTCACCGTcgtgctcggcggcggcggcgcgtcctcGTCGCTCCTCCACGCCGCCGCGGCCGCCAACCCGGCGCTCGCCTTCCACTGCCTGCCCCCGGCCGCGCTCGCCCCCGACGTGGCCGCCGCCTGCAGCCGCAGCTTCGAGGCCAGGCTCTTCGAGCTCGCGCGCGCCGCCAACCCGGACCTGCGCGACTTCCTCCGCGCCGCGCCCCCGGCCGCCCTCCTCATCGACTTCTTCTGCAGCGCCGCGCTCGACGTCGGCGCCAAGCTCGGCGTGCCCACCTACTTCTTCTTCACCACCTGCGTCGGCAGCGTCGCGTTCGGGCTCTACCACCCGGTCATCGACGAGCGGACCACCCTCGGCTTCGGGGACATGGGCGGCGACCCCGTGCACGCCCCGGGACTGCCGCCCATACCGGCGGATCACCTCGCCGGGGCCATCCAAGATCGCGAGAGCTTGAGCAACAGGCACTTCGTGGACTTGGGCCTAAGGATGTGCGACTCCATGGGCGTCCTCGTCAACGGCTGCCGGTCCCTAGAGCCGGGCGCCGCCGACGCCATCGTGGCAGGCCTCTGCAATCCGCAGTGCCGGCCGACGCCGCCGCTGTACTGCGTGGGGCCGCTGATTAAGCACGGCGAGGAGACCGGGGCGTCAAAGCGCCACGAGTGCCTCGCGTGGCTCGACGGCCAGCCCAACGCCAGCGTGGTGTTCCTCTGCTTCGGCAGCATGGGCCGCTTCAGCGCGGAGCAGGTCAAGGAGATAGCGGCGGGCCTGGAAACAAGCGGGCAGCGGTTCCTGTGGGTCGTGCGGCGCCCGCCCCCGCCCGGCGCCGAGCGCCGGCCGCCGGCCgacggagacgacgacggcgacatcGACGAGCTGTTCCCGGAAGGCTTCCTGCAGCGGACCAAGGACAGGGGGCTGGTGGTCATGTTCTGGGCGCCTCAGCGGCAGGTGCTGGCGCACGGAGCGGTCGGCGGCTTCGTAACGCACTGCGGCTGGAACTCGGTGCTGGAAGCTATCATGGCGGGCGTGCCGATGCTGGCGTGGCCGCTGTACGCGGAGCAGCGCATGAACAGAGTATTCCTCGTCGAGGAGATGCGGCTGGCCGTGCCCATGGAAGGGTACGACAAGAAGATGGTCGAGTCCGACGAGGTGGCGGCCAAGGTGCGGTGGCTGATCGAGTCCGACGGCGGGAGGGAGCTCCGGCAGCGGACGCGGGCGGCCATGCGGCTGGCGGAGGAGGCGGTGGGCGACGGCGGCGAGTCGAGGGCCGCGCTGGTGGATCTCGCGAGACAGTGGAAGAGCGCCGCCGACAGCTGA
- the LOC119298247 gene encoding alpha-2-purothionin-like, producing MEGKGGLRAVILLLGAVLVIGSMVPLAQADPTAAATGAADAKFCCKDKIGSHCYAACTTQYGPIPFCAEMCCCVQLTSGRCPRQCPTPADPRLFLADSSASDLLTSNAVEVESCTLRCSSIVCHSMRNVVDGGSEGTKAVVERCGDACGRFCAGAGGVASLDA from the exons ATGGAAGGCAAGGGTGGTCTCCGGGCTGTGATCCTCCTCCTGGGCGCGGTCCTCGTCATAGGGAGCATGGTGCCGCTGGCCCAGGCAGATCCGACGGCCGCCGCCACCGGAGCTGCGGACGCCAAGTTCTGCTGCAAGGACAAGATAGGGAGCCACTGCTACGCCGCCTGCACCACGCAGTACGGCCCCATCCCGTTCTGCGCGGAGATGTGCTGCTGTGTGCAGCTTACGAGCGGCAGATGTCCGAGGCAATGTCCTACCCCGGCCGATCCCAGACTTTTTCTTGCGGATAGCTCCGCCTCCGACCTTCTCACTAGCAACG CCGTTGAGGTCGAGAGCTGCACCCTGAGGTGCTCGTCCATCGTCTGTCACAGCATGCGCAACG TTGTGGATGGCGGCAGCGAGGGGACGAAAGCCGTCGTGGAGCGCTGCGGCGATGCATGCGGCCGCTTCTGCGCCGGGGCCGGCGGCGTTGCATCCCTTGATGCTTAA